The DNA segment GGGCTGAATAATGTGGCGCTGGGTTCCACCTTCCGCGCCCCCGGGTTCGGCGAAGCCTATGGGCTCACCATGACCGACGGCCCTCTCAAGGGCCTGCTGGCCCGGGCCGTCGTCGTCCTGGATGAGGCAGGCAAGGTGGTCCACACCGAACTGGTGCCCGAGATCGCCCAGGAGCCCAACTACGACAAGGCCCTCGCGGTACTGTAGAGCGGCTGGAACGCTAGGGAAGCGCGGCCTTCGGGCCGCGCTTCTTTTATCCAATCCGCTTCATGCGGCGAAGCTCCGGGACCTTCCAGGCAGTGGCGCCCACGACGAGCAGGGTCATGCAGCCGCCGAAGATCACCGAGGGCACCAGCCCCAGCAGCCGCGCCATGAGCCCGCTCTCGAAGGCGCCGATCTCGTTGCTGGAACCGATGAACACCTGGTTCACCGCCGACACGCGGCCCAGCATATGGTCCGGCGTGAGCGTCTGCAGCAGCGTGGCCCGCAGCACCACGCTGACGTTGTCCATGGCGCCGCTGACGGCCAGCACCGCGAGGCTCACCAGGAACGTCCGGCTGAGGGCGAAGGCGATCATGGCCGCGCCGAACCCCCCGACGCATAGCAGCAGCGTCCGGCCCGCGTGGCGCAGGGGCGGACGGTGGGCCAGGATGAAGCCCATCAGGACGGAGCCCGCGGCCGGGGCCGCGCGCAGCGTGCCGAGCCCGGCGGGACCCACCGCCAGGATTTCCTTCGCGAAGATGGGAAGCACCGCCACCGCGCCGCCGAACAGCACGGCGAAGAGGTCTAGGCTGATGGCGCCCAGCAGCAGGCGGCGGGAGAACACGAAGCGGAGCCCTTCGGCCAGGCTCGCGAACACCGATCCGCTCTTGGGAGCCACGGGCGTCGGCGTGTACCGGATGGACAGCAGCCCCAGCAGACCGCCGGCCATCAGGATCATCACCACGAAATGCGCCGCCACGGGGCCGCGCCAGGCGTAGATCAGCCCGCCCAGCGCGGGTCCCAGCACCATCCCCGAGTGGAAGATGGCCACGCGCCAGGTGGAGCCGTTGGCGTAGAGCTGCTTGGGCACCAGATCCGTTCCCAGGGCCATGTTGGCGGGCCGGTAGAAGGCGCGGACCACGCCGGTCAGGAAGATGATCCCGTAGATGGGCCACACGGCCCGGGCCAAAGGACCGGTGTGGAAGTACCAACTGAAGCTCCACAGGAGGAACGAGCAGAAGGCCAGGCCCAAGGTGGTGGCGCCGCAGATCCGCAGCCGGTTCAGCCGGTCGGCGGCGTAGCCCCCGAACAGCGCCAGGCAGAGAAAGGGCAGCGCCTCGGAGAGTCCCACCAAGCCGAGCGCCAGGGGATCCCCCGTGCGGGCATAGACCTGCCAACCCACCACCACGCCCTGCACCTGAAGCCCCAGGGTCACGAGGCCCATGGAGAGCACGAAGCCCCGGTAACTGGGGCTTCGGAGGGCGGCGTAGGGATCGTGCGGAAGGTCCTCTCTCGGTTCCGCGCTCACTCGTACCTCAGGGCGTCGATCACATCGCAACCGCCGGATCGCAGAGCAGGCTCCGGGGGAGCCTGCGGCGCGAGGCATCCGGCGAGGCGCGAATCAGGGGCCAGAATCGAAGCCTCCATCACTCGTACCTCAGGGCATCGATCACATCGCGACCGCCGGATCGCAGAGCAGGCTCCGGGGGAGCCTGCGGCGCGAGGCATCCGGCGAGGAGCGAATCAGGGACCAGAATCGAAGCCTCCATCACTCGTACCTCAGGGCATCGATGACATCCAGGTTCGCGGCCTTCACGGCGGGAAGGAAGCCCGCGGCCACGCCCACCACCCCCGAGAAGCCCAGCCCCAGGGCCACGGCCCAGGACTCGGTCACGGCGGGCACCTGGAACTTCTGCAGGATGAAGACCGCGGTGTACGCGAAGGCGATCCCGATGATGCCGCCCAGCAGCGACAGCACCACCGCCTCCACCAGGAACTGCCACAGGATGCTGCGCTGCGTTGCGCCTAGCGCGCGACGGATCCCGATCTCGCGGGTGCGCTCGGTGACGCTCACCAGCATGATGTTGGAGATCCCGATTCCGCCCACCACGAGGGAGATGCTGGCCGCCACGGCGAGGAGCGCGGTGAGGATGCCGGCCTGCTGGGTCTGCATCTGGACGATGTCGTCCTGCTTGCGGATCTGGAAGGGATTGTCGTCCTTGGGCGCCACCTTCATCCGCTGGCGGAGGAGAGCCGTGACTTCGGCTTCGGCCAGCTCCGCCTTGCCGTCCTGGGCGCTCACCATGATCCGCTGGATCTTGTCGCGGCCCATGATCTTGCGCATCACAGTGGTGTACGGGGCCACGATGAGGTCGTCCTGATCGCCGAACATTCCCGCGCCCTTCTTCTCCAGCACGCCCACCACCAGAAACGGGAGCGCACCCACGCGGACCGTGAGCCCGACCGGATCCTCGCCGTTGGGGAAGAGGTTGTCCTTCACCGTCTGGCCGACGACGCAGACCTTGGCCATGCCGCGGACTTCCGCGTCGGTGAAGAAGCGCCCGCTCTCCATGTCCCAGCCGCGGATCTGGAGGAACTCCGGACCGGTTCCCTGGACCTGGGTGACGTAATTGCTGTTCTGGTAGATCACCGGGCGGGTGGTCTGCACCTGGGCCGTGGCCGAGACCACGCTGCTCTGGGCCAGCTCCTGCTGGATCAGCGGCGGATCGGTCTCCAGGAGAATGTCCGCGCTGCCGATGGCCATGGGACCGAAGCGATTGCCGCCGGCTCCCGGGAAGATGGTCAGCATGTTGGAGCCCATGTTCTCGATCAGGGCGAGGGAGGCCCGCTTGGAGCCCTCGCCGATCCCGATCATGGCGATCACCGCGCCCACGCCCACGATGATCCCCAGCATGGTGAGGAAGGCCCGCATCTTGTTGCGGGTGATGGCGAAGAGGGCCAGCTTCAAGAATTCCAGCAGAGCCATGATCCACCCCCTACCGGGTCCAGGAGATGACAACGGCGTCTCGCGTATCGCCGCCAGGCGATACCGAGAGAAGGGCGAGTTTCAGGAATTCCAATAGAGCCATGAGCCCCCCGCCCTATCGCCGTCCGCCGCCCTGGCCGGGCGTGCCCAGGGGAGAGGCGCTGGCGGCCTGCTTGGTGTTCTCCACGCCAGTGAGGATCGCGAGTCCCTCGTGAATCCCCTCGCCGGAGACCTCGGTGAACTGGCCGTCGCTCACGCCGGCCTTGACGACCACGGCC comes from the Geothrix sp. 21YS21S-4 genome and includes:
- a CDS encoding MFS transporter, whose product is MSAEPREDLPHDPYAALRSPSYRGFVLSMGLVTLGLQVQGVVVGWQVYARTGDPLALGLVGLSEALPFLCLALFGGYAADRLNRLRICGATTLGLAFCSFLLWSFSWYFHTGPLARAVWPIYGIIFLTGVVRAFYRPANMALGTDLVPKQLYANGSTWRVAIFHSGMVLGPALGGLIYAWRGPVAAHFVVMILMAGGLLGLLSIRYTPTPVAPKSGSVFASLAEGLRFVFSRRLLLGAISLDLFAVLFGGAVAVLPIFAKEILAVGPAGLGTLRAAPAAGSVLMGFILAHRPPLRHAGRTLLLCVGGFGAAMIAFALSRTFLVSLAVLAVSGAMDNVSVVLRATLLQTLTPDHMLGRVSAVNQVFIGSSNEIGAFESGLMARLLGLVPSVIFGGCMTLLVVGATAWKVPELRRMKRIG
- a CDS encoding ABC transporter permease, which codes for MALLEFLKLALFAITRNKMRAFLTMLGIIVGVGAVIAMIGIGEGSKRASLALIENMGSNMLTIFPGAGGNRFGPMAIGSADILLETDPPLIQQELAQSSVVSATAQVQTTRPVIYQNSNYVTQVQGTGPEFLQIRGWDMESGRFFTDAEVRGMAKVCVVGQTVKDNLFPNGEDPVGLTVRVGALPFLVVGVLEKKGAGMFGDQDDLIVAPYTTVMRKIMGRDKIQRIMVSAQDGKAELAEAEVTALLRQRMKVAPKDDNPFQIRKQDDIVQMQTQQAGILTALLAVAASISLVVGGIGISNIMLVSVTERTREIGIRRALGATQRSILWQFLVEAVVLSLLGGIIGIAFAYTAVFILQKFQVPAVTESWAVALGLGFSGVVGVAAGFLPAVKAANLDVIDALRYE